The sequence below is a genomic window from Myxococcales bacterium.
AGACCTTCGCGCAATTGGTCGCCAAGTTCGGCGATTCGCGCGCCGACGAACAAGGGTATCTGATCGGCAATCAAGGGCGGATGAAGATCCTGTTCGTCCAGCAGTCCCAAAGCATCGACAACACCGAGTACGTCGTGCCGCTCATGAAATACGCGCGGGCGACGGCGGCCGACGTCTTGAAGAAGTATCCCGGCGTCACGGTCGGCTTTACCGGCTGGCCGGTCTCGATCGAAGAGGAGATCGGCCTGGTGAAAAGCGATATCGCCATGGTCGGGATCGTCGCGCCGATCATCATTTTTCTGATCGTCTGGGCCGCGGCACGGTCGTTCCATCGCACGCTGCTGATGTTCGTTCCGGTGCTGCTCAGCGTGGTCTGGAATTTCGGCGTCACGTATTTCACCATCGGCCACCTGAATTACCTGACCTCGGGTTTCGTCGGCATTCTCTTCGGCCTGGGCATCGACTACGGCGTCGTCTTCATCCGGCGTTTCGACGAGGAGATCGCCCTGGGGCGCACCACGGCCGAGGCGACGCACAACACCCTGACCAACGTGGGGCAGAGCGTCGGCAGCGGCGCCGCGGCGACGATCACCGCCTTCTTCGCCATCGGCTTCACCGACCAGCCCGCTTTTTCCGACCTGGGCATCGTGGCCGGTTCCGGCATCCTGTGCGCCTTGGTGGCTTCCTTCTTCGTGCACCCGGCGCTGGTGGCGCATTTTCCGCCGAAGGCCGATCCCAAGGACATGGCCCGGCTGGCGGAGTCGCGGGTGTTGCGGCGCGCGGGCGAACGCGTTTTGCGGCGCCCCTTGATCCTGGCCGTGGTGATTCTCGTCGCGGTCCTGGCGGCGCTGACCCAGATTCCCCGCCTGCGCTTCGACTACAACCTGAACAATTTGCTGGCGGTCAACAGCGAAGCCGTGCGCGTCGGCGATCGGCTCGAACAGGCGACGCCCTATAAAACGCAATTCGTGTCGGTGATCGCCGACGACCTCGAGCAGATCCGCCGCCTGCAAAAGGAACTCGAAGGCAAAGCGACGGTGTCGCGGGTGGAATCGATCGCCATGCTGCTGCCGCCGGATCAGGAAGAGAAAAGGCGGCTGCTGTCGGAAATGGCGAAAATCGTCGCGACCATTCCCGTAAAAACCGCGCCGCCGACGCCCGCGATCGCCGCCTTGCGCGAGCGGGTGACGAAATCGATCAAGCGTCTGGAAACCGCCCAGGAAGACGCCTTCGGCAGCGGGCTGACCGATCTGGTGGCGAGCCTGGACCGCCTGCTCAAACGCTTCGCGGCGATCGACGCGGCGTTGGCCAGACCCGACGCGGCGGCCAATCAGGCGGCGTTTGAAACGGCTTTTTTCACGACGGTCGCGCAAGCCCGCGACGAATTGCTGGCGATGATGCAAGCGCCGCCGATCACCCTGGCGACGCTCGATCCGCAGATGAAAGAGCGGTTCATCGGCCAGAGCGGCCGCTTCTCCACGATGGTTTTCCCCCAAAAGGAATTGTGGGACATAACCTTTCTGGACCGGTTCGTTGGCGACGTTCAACAGGCGGCCGAGGCCGTTTTCGGCAATGAGGAAGGGCCCAAGCGCATCACCGGCTTCGGCGTCGTCTACCAGGTGACGAGCCGCATGATTCATCGCGGTTTCGTCACGGCTTCGTGGATGGCGGGAATCATCATCTTCCTGCTGATCCTGGTGGATTTTAAAAACCTGCGGGATGTGCTGTTAACCATGTTCCCGCTGATCACGGCCATCGTTCTGTCGCTGGGCCTGCTCGGCGCGCTGGGCGTCAACCTCAACATGGCCAACCAACTGTTTTTGCCCATCCTGATGGGCATCGGCATCGATTACGGCATCTTCATGATCCACCGCTGGCGGGAGCCGGACGGCGCGGACCTCGGCCGCTTGATCGCCACCATGGGCAACGCGCTTTGGCTGGCCGCGGCGACCGCGGTCGCCGGTTTCGGCTCGCTGGTTTTCGCGCATCACCGCGGCATGATTTCCTTCGGCTGGATTCTGGTTTTCGCCATCACCGTCACCATGATCATCGCCATCTTCGGCTTGCCGACGATGATCAAATCGTTGCGACTGGATAACCGGAAGAAGCCGGACCTTTCCAAATAATTCGCAATCAAGTATTTTCCCTAACAAACTGGTAAAAAAGGCCGTCCTGGCCTTTTTCAATCGCGCTCAACAAAAAGCGTGGTTTTTGTTTCACTTCATTTTCGGCAACTTCGGAAATTGCCGAAAGTGGCGATCCATCCATGGATCGCACGCCGGGTGTTTTTCAACACCCTGCTAATTAAATTCAGGGTGGGCCGCCCGGTTGGTTTCGCGGAGACCGGTAAATGACGACATTGCTCCTGGTGCTGGGCTCGTTGGCCGCGATCGTGATCGTCCCGGCGCTGCTCATGACCTATGCCATCAAAGGCGGGAAGCCGGGCATCGCCCGACCGGCGGAGACCTTCGGCGCGACCGGGAAGAAAGTGCTGGTTGCATACGCGACCAAGGCCGGCTCGACGGGCGAGGCGGCGTTGCTGATCGGCCGTGCGATCGCCGCGCGGGGCGCGGTGGTCGACGTCAAACCCGTCGCCGAAGTCGAAACGATCGCGAATTACGAGGCCTTCGTCCTGGGCACCGCCATTCGAGCGGGCCAACCCGTTCCCGAGTTTCTCAACTTCATCAAGCGGCACGCGGCCGGGTTTGGCGGGAAGCCGG
It includes:
- a CDS encoding MMPL family transporter: MLRDKFYNFLSKCATTTIGWWVIGIALAMTLVSAFLMTRLPILTTREGMVDSKLAVQKRYLEFSKDFGAQNQLVILLEGDPVVTRAAATDLAEALLRDPQWVKNVFYRLDLATMRKSGLYYLSVDELQKMAAGLRDYQPLLSRALGEGTWNGLLAALETESARLSTTDVADKKAMLNGLEIFDLFLAEWQQYLETPATAKLDLGEKTFAQLVAKFGDSRADEQGYLIGNQGRMKILFVQQSQSIDNTEYVVPLMKYARATAADVLKKYPGVTVGFTGWPVSIEEEIGLVKSDIAMVGIVAPIIIFLIVWAAARSFHRTLLMFVPVLLSVVWNFGVTYFTIGHLNYLTSGFVGILFGLGIDYGVVFIRRFDEEIALGRTTAEATHNTLTNVGQSVGSGAAATITAFFAIGFTDQPAFSDLGIVAGSGILCALVASFFVHPALVAHFPPKADPKDMARLAESRVLRRAGERVLRRPLILAVVILVAVLAALTQIPRLRFDYNLNNLLAVNSEAVRVGDRLEQATPYKTQFVSVIADDLEQIRRLQKELEGKATVSRVESIAMLLPPDQEEKRRLLSEMAKIVATIPVKTAPPTPAIAALRERVTKSIKRLETAQEDAFGSGLTDLVASLDRLLKRFAAIDAALARPDAAANQAAFETAFFTTVAQARDELLAMMQAPPITLATLDPQMKERFIGQSGRFSTMVFPQKELWDITFLDRFVGDVQQAAEAVFGNEEGPKRITGFGVVYQVTSRMIHRGFVTASWMAGIIIFLLILVDFKNLRDVLLTMFPLITAIVLSLGLLGALGVNLNMANQLFLPILMGIGIDYGIFMIHRWREPDGADLGRLIATMGNALWLAAATAVAGFGSLVFAHHRGMISFGWILVFAITVTMIIAIFGLPTMIKSLRLDNRKKPDLSK
- a CDS encoding flavodoxin, translating into MTTLLLVLGSLAAIVIVPALLMTYAIKGGKPGIARPAETFGATGKKVLVAYATKAGSTGEAALLIGRAIAARGAVVDVKPVAEVETIANYEAFVLGTAIRAGQPVPEFLNFIKRHAAGFGGKPVAVFLLCMTLLKDTPENRATVATYFAAVRKRIRPRHEGCFAGRMDYSRLNPLARWAARDLVKVPEGDFRNRDAMEMWANEVFELF